The proteins below come from a single Zea mays cultivar B73 chromosome 8, Zm-B73-REFERENCE-NAM-5.0, whole genome shotgun sequence genomic window:
- the LOC103636017 gene encoding glycerophosphocholine acyltransferase 1, translating to MASEVEDDAAVPGAPLVANGAADVRRRRDQAKAILSKQAVKIATKAEQHERFIFKVTHLLGVLGFGGFCYLLGARPQDVPYVYCLFYVIFVPLRWIYYRYKKWHYYLLDFCYYANTFLLVMILFYPKDEKLFMVCFSFAEGPLAWALIVWRCSLVFGSFDKLVSVLIHLLPGIVLFTIRWWDPQTFAAMHPEGRDARVTWPYVEDKSYMWTWLFFVPLAAYTLWQLMYFLIVNVLRRQRLLRDPEVMTSYRELSKKAQKANNIWWRLSGLLGDRNRQVMYILLQALFTVATMALTVPIFLSYRMHVVFLILKVCASTWNGGSFILEVMPRQVERKQQKKLGMKPIEQGSWTQGAPADGTYIG from the exons AGGGATCAGGCTAAGGCGATTTTGTCCAAGCAGGCCGTCAAGATCGCCACCAAGGCCGAGCAGCACGAGCGCTTCATCTTTAAG GTCACACACTTGCTGGGTGTTCTTggatttgggggattttgctatcTCTTGGGTGCCA GACCACAGGATGTGCCATATGTGTACTGCCTGTTCTATGTCATATTCGTTCCGCTCCGCTGGATTTACTACCGCTACAAGAAATGGCATTACTATCTCCTG gacttctgctactatgccaACACCTTTCTCCTTGTAATGATTCTCTTCTATCCGAAAGATGAAAAACTTTTCATGGTTTGCTTCTCGTTTGCAGAG GGTCCACTTGCTTGGGCATTAATTGTGTGGCGTTGCAGCTTAGTTTTTGGTTCATTTGACAAACTTGTTAGTGTCCTGATACATCTCTTACCTG GGATTGTTCTATTCACTATCCGGTGGTGGGATCCACAAACATTTGCTGCCATGCACCCGGAAGGAAGAGATGCCAGAGTCACATGGCCATATGTGGAGGACAAATCATATATGTGGACATGGCTTTTTTTTGTTCCACTAGCTGCTTACACCCTGTGGCAACTTATGTATTTCCTCATAGTTAATGTCCTGCGCCGGCAGAGGTTGTTAAGGGATCCTGAAGTCATGACATCCTACAG AGAGCTCTCAAAGAAAGCACAGAAAGCAAACAACATCTGGTGGAGGCTGAGCGGACTGCTGGGTGACCGGAACCGGCAGGTCATGTACATACTGCTCCAGGCGCTGTTCACAGTGGCAACAATGGCCCTGACGGTCCCTATATTCCTGTCCTACCGGATGCACGTGGTGTTCCTGATACTCAAGGTGTGCGCCTCGACATGGAACGGTGGCAGCTTCATCTTGGAGGTGATGCCTCGACAAGTAGAACGGAAGCAGCAGAAGAAACTGGGCATGAAGCCCATCGAACAGGGGAGCTGGACACAAGGGGCGCCGGCTGATGGTACGTACATTGGGTAA